In a single window of the Cervus elaphus chromosome 1, mCerEla1.1, whole genome shotgun sequence genome:
- the LOC122698781 gene encoding olfactory receptor 51I2-like has protein sequence MGSFNVTRPAFFLLTGIPGLESAQLWLAGPLCVMYAVALGGNSVILQAVRAEPSLHQPMCYFLSMLSLSDMAMSVATLPTVLRTFCLNARTIDFHACLIQMFLIHSFSMMESGILLAMSFDRYVAICDPLRYATVLTNEVIARMGLAVTARSFIMLFPLPFLIQRLPICRSNVLSHSYCLHPDMMKLACADITINIVYGLFVLISTFGMDLLFIFLSYVLILRSVMAIASHEERLKALNTCVSHILAVLAFYVPMIGVSMVHRFGKNVPGFIHVLLSNIYLFVPPVLNPLIYSAKTKEIRRAIVHVFHRIKT, from the coding sequence ATGGGGTCGTTCAATGTCACTCGCCCTGCCTTCTTCCTTCTGACTGGGATCCCTGGCCTGGAGAGCGCTCAACTCTGGCTAGCGGGACCCCTCTGTGTGATGTACGCTGTGGCTCTCGGGGGCAACTCGGTGATCCTGCAGGCTGTGAGAGCGGAGCCCAGCCTGCATCAGCCCATGTGCTACTTCCTGTCCATGCTGTCTCTCAGTGACATGGCCATGTCCGTGGCCACACTGCCTACTGTGCTCAGAACCTTCTGCCTCAATGCCCGCACCATTGATTTTCATGCCTGCCTAATCCAGATGttcctcattcattctttctccaTGATGGAGTCAGGCATTCTGCTGGCCATGAGctttgaccgctatgtggccatttgTGATCCCTTGCGCTATGCCACTGTGCTCACTAATGAAGTCATCGCTAGAATGGGTTTAGCTGTGACTGCTCGGAGCTTCATCAtgctttttcctcttcccttcctcaTCCAGAGGCTTCCTATCTGCAGATCCAATGTCCTTTCCCACTCCTACTGCCTCCACCCAGACATGATGAAGCTGGCCTGTGCTGATATCACAATCAATATCGTCTATGGACTCTTTGTTCTTATTTCCACATTTGGCATGGACTTGTTATTTATCTTCCTGTCCTATGTGCTCATTCTGCGCTCAGTCATGGCCATTGCCTCCCATGAAGAACGCCTCAAAGCTCTCAACACATGTGTGTCACATATCTTGGCTGTACTTGCATTTTATGTACCAATGATTGGGGTCTCCATGGTGCACCGCTTTGGGAAAAATGTGCCAGGATTCATCCATGTCCTTTTGTCCAACATCTACCTCTTCGTGCCTCCTGTGCTTAACCCTCTCATTTATAGCGCCAAGACAAAGGAGATCCGCCGAGCCATTGTTCACGTGTTTCACCGCATTAAAACGTGA